In Paroedura picta isolate Pp20150507F chromosome 15, Ppicta_v3.0, whole genome shotgun sequence, the genomic window GCTTATAAAGGGGCTTTGTTCCCAGGAGGCTGGCCGGGCCCTGGGCTGGTCCCTCGCAGCAATGACGTCTGGAAGGGGCGTTAATCAGTAACCCCAATGGCCACAGCACTTTCTGGGGCCCGATAACATCAGCCAGGTCATTCCCGCCCCAGAGAGCAAATTTCCCCCTCAGCGCTAGTAAACAGTCCCTCACAAGGCCGTCGAGGAGTCCCAGGCAGGGAGAAACCACTTTTCACCACTCACACTTGCTGGAAGCCAGCCCAGGGGCTCCGAGGAGTTTGCGGGGGAAccagctccccccacacacagcggGCTGAACATGTGGCCACGTGGGATCAGAGGAGGAGAGGCAGTTTGGAAATCCCACGCTCAGAGTGCTCCCTCCAGGCTTTTAGGAACCTGCAGCCCTCCGGAGAAGAcgtccttcccctttcctccttcagCTGTTCTCAATATTCTGCCTCTTCTAAATGTGTTCAAGTCCTCATCAGGCCAGAGTTTGAgggcttcctccctccttccctcactgATGACCagtattgtgggggaaaggtggggggaaagtTCTCCCTGCCTCATTTCTACACATAAAGCCTCAGATCGAGCACGTTCCCTGTAGGAATGGTCCAAATTAATTTAAAACCGGGAAATGCAGTCAAATGCAGAGAACTTGGGTTTCTGCAAGCCACAATGGACACGACGCCCTGCTTAAACTCCCCAAACAAGAAGACCTCCCCATAAAACGATAAAAGAAACCATGGTTGAATATGCTCCCTGATCTCAGTGTGGAGTGAGTGCATCCTCTTGCCCACAAGCACAATACtttatcgcaggggtagtcaacctgtggtcctccagatgtccatggactacagttccagcaaatgctggcaggggatcatgggaactgtagtccatggacatctggaggaccacaggttgactacccctgctttatagggaTGTCCTGAAGGCAGAAAGCCAAAGTTTGCCTATTAACAAATTGTCTGCACGGTGAGCGGTTAGCAGCTCAGCTGGCTCCCCCAGTATGTTCCTCCTGGCTCTCCAATGGCTTCTCGTTGGCCAGGTTGGAACGCCCACTCTTCCTCTACAGgagttgtgatgtcacttcctggggagaATTCCGTTTCCTGTTCAGGATAGTGCATGTCCATTTCCGATTCCTCAGTTCCTTCTTGGGCACCGCAGATGTCTTCTttgcctctggctgggctggTCTTTCCAGCGGGCACTTCCGAAACGGACCCCACAATCACAGTGTCGGCTCTCATGATGTATATTTTCTCTGGAGAGGGAGAAGCACAGCAAAGGATAGTTTTTTGCGTGCATGCCCACCCCTCCAGATGCTTCcaatgaagtgtgcatgcgcataaAAGCTTCTATCCAGAATaaagtcttgttggtcttcaaggtgcccctggactctgactttgttctgTAGCCCATGGTGCCCACCTCTTAGCACGCGCAGAGTGCGTTTCTTGGTGCCAGTGAAGGTGGCACAGTTCCTCAGACTCACCGATGCAGTTGCTGGTACAGCTCCTCACAGCAGGCTCCGCCAGCAATCCGCCGTCCACCTGGAGCAGCTCAGCCCCTTCAGGGTCAAGGCTAGCAGGTGCTTCCGTTCCCAAGGGGGAGCCATCGGAGGCTCCTGcagaagattttgtgtgcatcGGATCTGTCTCTTCTGGGTCTTTCTCAGCAGTGGCCAGAGTTCCAATCTTGAGGAAATGGCAAAGCGGCAGAGCCTTTAGTGATGGGTTCTGCCTCTGCTCAGAGGTGCCTGATGGCACGAACCTCAACAGAGTCACGTCCTTCACAGGCCTTGAAGGGTCCCCCCTCTGGTGAGGCCTGTGCTCTAAACTGCCTCCAACACTATCCTAAGTTAGTGGCAGAGAGTGCCATAAGGGAAAGGCCGGGCGTTGGAGAAGCGGCATCCTGATGCACAGGGTCCCAGATTCTCCTCCCCTGGCAATGTCTCCCCCAGCTTCTCAAAGTCCTCCCTCTCTAGACCAGGGGGCCATTCCGTCCACCCCCATCCCACACGCCCATATTGAGAGATGAGTTGCTAGAAGAGAAGTTCTACTTACGGTGCAGATCTCGGCCTGGCTGGACACTGCAgtggacagaaagagagagaggaaaactcATTCCCTTCCGGAATGCCTTTGTGTTTAACCTCCTAGTGCCAAATCTGACCCCAGACAAAAAATGGGGGCAGATACAGAAGGGGTGGGTAGGATTCTACAAtccgggagggggggtggatccCCAGGCTTGTGAAGTGGCAGGCGGGGAGATGTCGGACTAGAAGTTCATGCAGCAGCATGTTTTCTGCGCCATCCCTAAACCCCCGTCACCTGGTTGGCAAAGAGTAGCATCTGAGGAACAccctaccaggggtagtcaaactgcggcctgccagatgtccatggactacaattcccatgagcccctgccaacatttgctcatgggaactgtagtccatgaacatctcgagagccgcagtttgactacccctgttggaGCCACAGAACAGAGCAGAGCGGACAGAAGCCGTGGATGGAGAAGGGAAGAGCGGCCCCTGCTGGTGTACCGAAatcacatttatttaaatatttttgctcCGAGGCACCTTGAAGGCTAAGCAGGTTTGCAGGGGTAGACATTTCTGTGCACTTAGAGCGTACACAGAGCGTCTCCGTGACTGGCCGTTGGCATTTGGGCCGTGCTCCAGCCTGCAAAGACCGCCTTGACGATTCCACAAGACTCTGATTTTGCTGCAACGTAGAAGCACGGCCgctttgctgggttttttttcgcAATACActacgcatacacacacacacacgcaccaagTCTCTTAAGAGGCAAGCTGGTTTGCAGAGGGGCGTTTTGCACAGTTTTCCAGGCTTACCCTCCTTCCCTTCGTGGGGGACAATCCACTCCCCGCAAGCTCTCTTCTTCCACAGAACCACCAAGACGGCCAACAGTAGAAAAGCCACCACCAGGGCTGTGGCCAGGAGGGTCACGTCCGCATCCTCTAGGGAAGGAAGAGTCCAAAAGGATCAGGGGAGGAACTGCCAAAGGGGCCCCTGCTGCGGCTGGGCTACGTTTGGCTCCTTTGCGGGACCGGCCCCCTGCTTCGGCTCCAGCCATTCCTGTGCCCAGAGGACAGAAGGGCAGAGAGGGCGCCTGTGCCTTCCGCACCCGCATGGAAGAAAGACGTTGCACAGGCAGGGAGTCGCAGCTGTAGCGCTGCCAGGATGAGGCGACGgccgccccccccctctttggtgAAGCTAAGCCAAGCCATTGGTCCCCCGTGCCCTGGCACAGAAAGGCCGTTCCCCACCCCTGTGACTTGAATGCCTTCACCTGCGGGTGCCTGGAACTGAACCCGggcccttctgcacgccaagcaggtGCTCGGTCACCGAGCCACAGACCCGGAAATCAAACTTGCAAGCAAAGATTTCATCAGCTCGGGAAGCCAGCTGAGGTAGGTGCAGCAGCCCCTGTTCATAAGGGAGAAGCCGGAGAGAGGGCGACCctcgtgcccccccccacctttctttGAAAACCCTGATGACGGGGGGTTCAGCAATTCTTGGGGGGCTGATTCATTTGCGAGTTGTCCAGTGCTCCTGTCCACAATGTTGGAGGACCCCACGCTGGTGGGAATGCTGGGGCTGCCTGTAGGTGAAGCCAAAGGGGGGTGTCCCCCAGGGTTACTCTGCGTGGGGAGGCCTTTCCCTTCCAGCCCCTCCTCTGAGATGGTCCTGCTGGGAAAGGAaacaggaggggggtgggaaacaaAAGGCCCAAGTCACCCCAGGGAGTTCAgggaagaacccccccccttttggtgAGTATACATGCCCCACCCCCGACCCCAAGATTTATCCTCTGCTTGCATCACAACAAGGAACACAACGTGTGACCTGGGAAGGGAACAGTCCGagccccatccctcccaaaaactCATGATCCCCAGGTTAGCTTGTGATGCTATGAAAATGCCCATAAGATTTCAGGGGAAATCCCCACAGTCCCACCCCACATCTATGCCATCGACCCGGATGCAGCCCCAGCCAACCAAGACATGCAGAGCAAGCAGGGCTCACCTCGGGCGGGGCTGGCACGTCTCGGTGCTCGAATCCTCTTCGGAGAAAGTCCCTGGGGGGCAGGCCTCACATTCCGTGTCTCGGTCAGAAGAGCCTGTCCAACGAAAGGAGGGCGGAATTAAGGGCGAGGGGGGTCAGCATGGAAAGAAAGGCCTTCTTGTGAAGGGgccaccacggggggggggggggggcttgcaccaGAGCCCTGACTCTCCAGCCTGGGTGGTCTGCTCATTTGCCAGCTGGGGGAAACGTCAtttgctcttctccttctctctcacgTGTATAATTTTGCAAGCCCCTGTCACGTCATCCCTCAGTCTCCGAATGGGTCTGGACTGAGAAAGTCCTGgcttcctcccctcctgccccctttcCTGTGTGACCCAGGGATGGGAGGCTTCCGGGTTCACAACAAAATACAGCTGCTCCTTGTGACCTCTGGCTGATTGCTAATGTGATCATTAGTGATTTGAAGTTGGGAGTCAGCTCTGAAGGGGCTCATTGGTCCAgggcagggagagacagagaggccGGTGAGGGTCTCCAGAGTGGCAAAAGAGGTTCAGCAAAGGAAGCTGGGGAGCCCCCAGGCCCCTCCCGTTTGTCCTGACCTCTGAGTGCCATCTGCAAGGGGCCGTTATGCTCCCACCTCTGACTTTGACTCCGAAGCCGGGCTTGCAGGTGCTCAGGGGCAAGCATCGCGCACACGTGTCTCTGATCCTCGTCTGGCAGTATAGCCCAGGTTGGCACTCGCACACACTGCTGGAATTACGTGTGCAAGGCTTCTTTTGCACAAGATTGCGATCTGCAGAGAAGgaattgaaagagagagagagagagagagaccctggaAAGGGGAGAAGAGCGCACATCCCTCTAATGAATCCGAAGGAGACCAGGCTGGCTGTGGCAGGGGCCCCCTCCAGGCACCACTGAAGAGGGCAGGATCTCTAATGGAGGGTCCAGAAGTGGTGGAAGGGTCTACACCACCTCCTAGTGCTGGTAATGGGAGGCCACCCTTTCCAATGATCTTCTCTATGACCACACAGAGTCTCCCTGCAAGTAGAACACTGACACAGAAGGAAATGTTCTCCCTGATAAGCTAGCTTTCtgttttttatttaattcattcatacACATTTAATTCATTCATAATTCAtttcccccacatacacacacatggaggcacaaagcagcttacatctttctcctttcccctgttttatccacacaactaccctgtgaggcaggttaggtggAAAGAGCATGGCTAGCCCCGGGTCATTCAGAAAGCTTCCGTGGCACGAGCAATCTGAATGAGGGTCTTCCGGTAGATCCTGTCCCAGTTGGATCCTGTCCCAGCAGGCACGCAACTCTttggagcaccttgaagaccaacatttattcaatgtgtgaactttcgagtgcaagcactcttccgcagACTAAGAACTACCACCATGACGGTGGGAATGTAacacaaaagttaatcctgttaaattagtaaatgtcatgatggtagttcattgaggaagagtgcttgcacttgaaagctcacgccttgaataaatctttgttggtcttcaaggtgcccctgctggactctggttttgttgtgctccttcagaccaacaatgTGACCCATTTGAACTCCTTGGAACTTTGGCATGCAGAGCGTCCCACCAGGAGGGgctgctgcaagggggggggcacaaagagGGCCAGTGACAAACAGAAGACACAAATCGAACAGCAGAACCACCGAGGTGTGCTCTAGAAATGCCTACCTGGGCTGCAGGACACACAGGAGGTGCACCGGGGTGGGGTAAACTGACTGTCCAGGAACTCGTCCGGTTGACACTGCTTCTCACAGTGGGCGTGGGGGTCTGTGGGGCATTCGACCTTTGGTGTCAATCCTGTAGCCCCGGCagcggagaggagaggagagaacagGCATGTAGTGGgtctcaggacagacaatcggccCTGAGTTCACAAAGAGAAGGCGGAATACAAAGCCCAAAGAGGGGGCGGAGCATCCGCTTGACAGGCAGGAGGCCCCATTAAGGATCTGGCGGGAGGTGATAGGGAAGACCCCAACCAGAGCCCCTGCGgagccctgcctgcctgcgtAGACAGTGCTGACTTTGGTAAACCCAGGGTTGGATTAAGCATGAGCAAGATGGCCAGCCCCAGGTGGGGAAGTTATCCAGAGGGTGGAACATGAAGGAGTAGcacagaagtccctcccctccccagaccctgcctCCTTCATGCTCCACCCTCCAGGTGCCGTGTATAATCAACAAATAAAGGTATAAtgcccatcttctccaggtgagctgatctttgttgccaggaggttggcaactctagtataAAGCAGCTTGCTGGGTGTGCTCCCCCAGAGACTCATGGGGAAGGCGAACCATGGGTGTGTAGCCCAGATGGCCTCAAGGAGCCCCCATGCCCAAAGGCAGCGCACCTTGGTATTCCACTGACCGGGCCAGGCTGAGCCATCAGTCTGATCCAGCTGAGACTTTCTAGGGCTGCCTGGCAGGCAGGGAAAATACAATCAAAACAATCGGCCAGACAGaaaagggctgggctgggctgggctggggggccaTTCAGAAAGCCCCAGGGTGTCATGCAAGCAAGAGGCTATCAGTAATTCTGCCGGAGAAATGTCAAACAAACATTTCCTCTTGAACAAAGACAAAAAAGCCCCTCCGCCCACAGAATTCTTTGAAGCCAAGGAGGGGAGTTTTAGGGCTTTACTCGGAGGCCGCAAGATCCACGGCTCCTGGTGAGTCAGCAGCCGACTCCGGACAGCCCCCAAAGGGACCCACTTGGAAGGggaagtcccaccccctgcctgggTGTTTCACAGACTTGAGGAATTTGTACCTCTCTGGCTGTTGTTCTGAAAGACCCTGACTCAGCAAAACCCCTTTAAATTACATGCGCTGGGGCCATTTCTCTGCAGACAGCAACCCCTGTGCTTTAGGGGTCATGTGCAAAGTGAGGTGTGCCTCCAACCCAGCAGAGCCCTCTGAGGTTATCACACAGTCCCCTCCCAAACACAatgcttgtgtttgtgtgtgtgtgtgggggattgcGCTCAAAGTGCTCCTCTGGGCAGACACCCAGGGAAGGGCAAAGATCTGCTTGCATCACTGATTTTGACCTCCTCTTGTTTCCAGTTTCAGACTGGGAAAATTGGGGGTGGAGCTcggggagtcccccctcccaagaagcccgttcctccaagggaatggatttctgcagcctggagatgagctggaattccaggggatctgcaggccccacctggaggctggcatccctgaccctcagtggggtccaaggccacagagccccccctcctccaaagcagcccctttctccaggagaactggtctccCTGTCCTGGGATCAGCTATAATTATAGAGGAGTCCCCAggccagggatgccaacctccaggtgggacctggggatcccctagaattcctggtcatctccaagctacagagatcagtttccctggatacgatggatgcggggggggggattatgcccccctgccctccccagcctcacctcccaaatctccggGAGTTTCCTATCCTGGATCTAGCAACTAACCCTTCCACTGCTTGTTggcggccggggagggggggggacacaccggGTAACACCCCTTACTGGGATCAGGGGTTGAGCCTGCACAACAGGCCTCAGATTAGAGAAAACCTATTGCCCATCCTGACCCCAGCTAAGAGCACCACAGTTTTATATTTCAGGACGGGGCTTCTCTCCAGAAAGGGAAAGATTCTGGCTCCACATTCTTGGAATGAGGCACTTGGCACACCTGGCCATTGGGTGGTGCCAGGGTGTGGAGAGGCGTTCTCCCTTTGAATGGGAACGGCGCTCTgagccctcctctctccttcggTTCACAGGGCCTTCTTCCCCCAAACTGAGCTGAATCCAAAGCCCTGAAATGAACTGGCCAGTCCAGGCTGGTCCATTCTGCTTCTCCCCCCTTAGAGCCTCACCGAGCCccgtccactttctaaaaacactccgGGGGTGCCAGGCGGAGTGCTGGCAGGCACCGCGTGGAGGACCCTTGCCCGAGAGAGCCGCTGCCCGTCAGAGGAGACAAGACTGagctgagagggggtgggggtggctggggTCACTCAGAAAGAGAACTGACCTTCCGGGCACCTCTGGCAGTGCCTTGGGGACCCTTGGTGGTAGACCTTGAAGTCTTCATAAGAAGGCGAGACGGCCTTTCCCTGCGACGGCAGACAAGCCAAGAGCGCCGTTAAAAAGGCCGTTTGTGAGACGAGCCCCAAAAGCAATTTATAAATGCCCAAAGGACACTGCTGCAATGTCGCTACACAAAGAGTGATGCCACGGAGACCCTCTCAGAGGTGCTGCCAcacacgaccccccccccacgggcagcGACCCCTTAGCAGAGGGGTTTGTTTTATAATATCTGCGCTGCAAGCTGCCTTGCCCTAAGATCAGAAGCCTGGTGTGGACTCCAGCAAGGCACGCTGTCCCCGAGTCCCCCAGGCGGAGCACCCATTGTCTCCGGGGGAACTGTCTGGGCCACCAGGAGAGCCTATGTCATTGcaagaaatctccaggtcccacctggaggttggcaatgctagTGAGCCAGGCCTGCAGCAGTACCTCTTTCTTCTGAAAATCTGCCCTGACAGAAAGTGGGCAAGACCTGGGTGCGGAATCAATGtgcacttttctttttaaactctTGGCAGGAACTGCCTACACACGtgaatctccctctctctctcttttttatttgCTGCCTTCTTAGAAAAGAGGACTGGGGCACCCACGTTCTGCGTTTCTTTTAAAGGTGCAATCTCAGAGATTATCTTTAAAGTCCTGGAGTCCTGGCGGACGCCCACAACACTGTCTTAACAACCCTGTCCTAACCAGCCACACCATGTAGGGTGGAAACTAAACAGGCTCAGACGTAGGACCTTTTCTGATTTGGAATCTCCGATCAAATCAAAGACATCACCAGTTAGCCACGGAGCACCTTTTGAAGGACACCCGGCTGTTTTTGCTGCCAAGTATCTACCTTGACCACCAGTGTGCCTCCAGGTGGCACGGGTGATACCAGTCACGAGCCTCTCCTGAGCCAGCAAAGGCCCTGGGGATAAGGCACGAAACATGAATGGCCATCAAATCGGCCAAAGCCCATAGACCCCCAAACGAGACACTCACTGCAGGAAAAGCCTCACTCATGGAAGGTCTAGCttttccccacctggtggaaagtcTCCCTGGGGTCCCGGCGGCAATAGCAACCGAAACCCCAGGGCTAACTTTCTGCTTCGTAAATCTTCATCCAAGGTCAATTAGAACTCATAAATACATCTTCTTATCTTCCTGTTCTTCTGGTGGACCACAGCCTTGTATTAGAAGACTCagaagactctcccccccccccccgtggacctgttgtgtgtgtctctctctctgcccagcCTACCTCGCCGGGTCGTTGTGAAgatgaagggaggagaggaataTCACTTACTCCTCCCCAATTCCAGTTGCCTCGCGGAAGGAGAGGCTACAAGTGCCGCAGGTGTGCACAGGGTGACAGCGAGGCCTCACAGGGCTGTCTGCACGTGGCTCTCCCGTCACCACCCTGACCCCAAGCACATTCTGTGCAGGAAATCTGCCCTCCAGCGAGCCGGCCGGCCCCAGTGAGTCAATCCGGGGTATCCTTTTGAGGCGGCTGAAACCAGCCCTGCTGATTCAGAGCGTTCCGTTTGCCAGAGATGAGTGGGGAGCGCAGAAGCGGCAGCAGCGCTGAGGCTCCGTTTGAAGGGACGGGAATTCACAGGAGGCCCAGCTGGCCCCGGGCTGCGGCACCCAAACGAGGAGGGCGGAGGGAGTTTTCCCACCCCTCAGTTTGCAGAAACCGGCTGGCCCCATGGGAGAAGGAGGGCCA contains:
- the TNFRSF8 gene encoding tumor necrosis factor receptor superfamily member 8 isoform X1 encodes the protein MRAGGRPALGMLLLLLLLRGTAAAPAQGKAVSPSYEDFKVYHQGSPRHCQRCPEGLTPKVECPTDPHAHCEKQCQPDEFLDSQFTPPRCTSCVSCSPDRNLVQKKPCTRNSSSVCECQPGLYCQTRIRDTCARCLPLSTCKPGFGVKVRGSSDRDTECEACPPGTFSEEDSSTETCQPRPSRTISEEGLEGKGLPTQSNPGGHPPLASPTGSPSIPTSVGSSNIVDRSTGQLANESAPQELLNPPSSGFSKKEDADVTLLATALVVAFLLLAVLVVLWKKRACGEWIVPHEGKEVSSQAEICTIGTLATAEKDPEETDPMHTKSSAGASDGSPLGTEAPASLDPEGAELLQVDGGLLAEPAVRSCTSNCIEKIYIMRADTVIVGSVSEVPAGKTSPARGKEDICGAQEGTEESEMDMHYPEQETEFSPGSDITTPVEEEWAFQPGQREAIGEPGGTYWGSQLSC
- the TNFRSF8 gene encoding tumor necrosis factor receptor superfamily member 8 isoform X2; its protein translation is MRAGGRPALGMLLLLLLLRGTAAAPAQGKAVSPSYEDFKVYHQGSPRHCQRCPEGLTPKVECPTDPHAHCEKQCQPDEFLDSQFTPPRCTSCVSCSPDRNLVQKKPCTRNSSSVCECQPGLYCQTRIRDTCARCLPLSTCKPGFGVKVRGSSDRDTECEACPPGTFSEEDSSTETCQPRPRTISEEGLEGKGLPTQSNPGGHPPLASPTGSPSIPTSVGSSNIVDRSTGQLANESAPQELLNPPSSGFSKKEDADVTLLATALVVAFLLLAVLVVLWKKRACGEWIVPHEGKEVSSQAEICTIGTLATAEKDPEETDPMHTKSSAGASDGSPLGTEAPASLDPEGAELLQVDGGLLAEPAVRSCTSNCIEKIYIMRADTVIVGSVSEVPAGKTSPARGKEDICGAQEGTEESEMDMHYPEQETEFSPGSDITTPVEEEWAFQPGQREAIGEPGGTYWGSQLSC